The nucleotide window CGGCTGTTCGGCGGGATCGTGCCATTTCCACCGTTTTGACGATAAGGTTCTGGGGGTGCTGGACATCAGCGTTTCGCTGGATTATCTGCAGCAGAAATCCCATGAGTACCGACTGCAGTTCATTGTCATGGCCTGCATGCTCCTGGTGCTGATCAGCATCCTGATGACCTATATGACCAAGCACCTGGTGGACCTGCCGGTACAGCGCCTGGTGCGGCACACCGCCCTGGTCGCTTCGGGGAATATGGATGCCCGGGTGCCGGTTACCACGACCGACGAGTTGGGGCATCTTTCCGAGGCGGTCAACCATATGACCGACAGCCTGGGCAAGGCCAGGAAGGAACTCAGGGAATGGGCCAGCAGCCTGGAACACAAGGTGGAGGAACGCAGTCTCGAGATCAAGCGCATCGAAGCGCAGCTCTACCGCTCCGAAAAATTGGCCTCGCTGGGCAAGCTGGTGGCCGGCATTGCCCATGAGATCAACAATCCGCTGACCGGCATACTGCTCTATTCCTCTATCCTGAGTAACGACCGGAGCCTTGATCCGATGCTCAAGCAGGATCTGGACAAGATCATCAGCGAAAGCAGACGCTGCGCCGATATCGTGCGGCAACTGCTCGAATTCAGCCGGGAAGCGGTACCACACAAGGAATCATCGCCGCTCGGAACGATCATCGACAAGGTGCTCAACCTGATCCAGCACCAGCCCACGTTTTTCGACATAGACATCGTCCTCAACCTGGAGCGGGAAGTGCCGGATGTGTACGTGGATCCCAACCAGATCCAGCAGGTGTTCGTCAACCTCTTCATCAATGCCTGCCATGCCATGCCGGATGGCGGCACCCTGACCATAACCACCTCCCTGTCCCCGGACGGCGCCTATGTCTCCACCGAGATCCGGGACACCGGGCATGGCATAGCCGAGGAAGACCTGCCACGCATCTTTGATCCCTTTTTCACGACCAAATCGGACGGCACCGGCCTGGGGCTGTCGATTTCCTATGGTCTGGTGGAAAATAACGCCGGGAAGATTGAGGTGAAAAGCACGCTGGGAGTCGGCAGCGCCTTTCTGATAATGCTGCCGGTTCATAGGACAGGTTGAGGCTGAGGTAAAAAGCTTGAGTTGAGGTTAAGGGGACTCCCCGCCCCTAACCCGACAGGTCGTTCAAAAATGGGCAGATCGTCGCACCCGCAGGAGGCCCCGCGGAGGCGTAGCAGCGCTACGCCGCACAAGCGGGCTGACGAGGACGGCGGCGAGATGCCCGTTTTTCAACGACCTGTTACAGCTCCATCTGGGTGCGGGACGAAATCCCCAGCCGCTTAAGCATACCCTGGAAATTGGTCCGCAGGATGCCGGTTTCCTCGGCGGCCTTAGTGACATTGCAGTTGTTGCGCTTCAGGGCGCTGATCAGGAACGCTTTCTCGATCTCCTCCACGGCCTGGCCGCGGATATGACGCTTCATTTCCTTCAGCTCTTCGGCAGTAACGGGAATCCGTGCGCCGAAGAATGTCTCTTCCCGACGTGGCTCATTACCACCGGCGCTGTCGAACTGGTCCAGGTCCTCCCTGCTGATGATATCCCCTTCAGCCAGCACCACTGCCCGCTCGATGATGTTCTCCACCTCGCGCACGTTGCCCGGATAGGCATAGGCCTCCAGCATGGCCATGGCATCGGGCGCCACACCCCGGATCTCCTTGCCGATTGCGACCGAAAAGCGCCTCAGGAAGTGTTGGATCAGAAGCGGCACATCCCCCTTGCGCTCGCGCAGCGGCGGCAGATCGATCGGAATCACGTTGAGCCGGAAAAAGAGGTCCTCCCGGAAAGCCCCTTCGCCGACCATGGTCCTCAGGTTCCTGTTGGTGGCCGCAATCAGGTGGATATTGATCGGAACTGGCTGGGTCCCGCCGATGGGAGTAATCTGGCGTTCCTGAAAGGCTCTCAGAAGCTTGGCCTGGGTAGAAAGACTGATGTTGGAAACCTCGTCCAGGAAGAGCGTGCCGCCGTCAGCCACCTTGAACAGTCCAACCTTGGTCTGGACCGCTCCGGTAAACGACCCCTTTACATGGCCGAACAGCTCGCTCTCCAACAGGTTCTCGGCCAGGGCCGAACAGTCCACCGCCACGAAGGGCTGTTCCCGCCGGGGACCGTTGTCATGGATGGCGCGGGCCACCAGCTCCTTGCCGGTGCCGCTCTCCCCGGTGATCAGCACCGTACTGGTGGTTGCCGCCACCTGGATGATCCTGCGGTACACCTTCTGCATCTCCTTGCTTTCACCGACGAATCGGTTAAAGCCGTGGTGGCTGCTGATCTCCTTTTTCAGGTACATTTCGTCCAGCAGTTGATGGCGCTGTTCCAGCGCACGCTCCAGCTTTTCCAGGAACTGCTCCGGGGTAAACGGCTTGGTGATATAATCGACCGCCCCGCATTTCATGGCCTCCACGGCAGTATCCACCGAGGCATAACCGGTGATCATGATGACCGGCACATCGGGCTGGAGCGTCTTTACGGCAGTGAGCACCTCGATGCCGTTCATGCCCGGCATTTTCAGGTCCGTGACGATCAGGTCGAACTCATGCTCCTGCAGGAGCTCGATCGCCCGCTGACCGCTCTGGCAGGCTTCCACGGCAAAGCGCCCGCTGTCGAGGATACGCTTCAACCCCTCCCTGATCACCGCCTCATCGTCAACCACCAATATGCTGATCCGTTCCATCCCGTGTCCCTCTCTGGATTGCAGACATTGAATACAGGTCCTCAAGATTAAAATCCTATCATCACACCCCCTCAAGTCAACTGTCCCGGGTAAAAAAGACCGGTAACAAGCCGTACAAATACTGTATCGATTTCATATACAGTCGCTCCCGACTGGACACGCAGTGCAAAACAGTCGAAAAATTAAAAACTTACAATCAAGAGCCAGAACATATCCTCCGGTCCGAGCGTATCGCTTTTCTATACTCCCCCTTCGGCACAGACGCACCCCCACCAAAGTAAGTATTTGATTTTAAAACACAAATTATACACAAAACAACATGGCACGCCCCATGCTAATCACAGGGCAAGGACCACGGCAAGCGAAGCTGGTCATCACCCTCATCCGCACCAAAAAGGAGAACGTCATGAAAACTGCATCAGCAACCATACTGTCCCTGGTGATAACGGTCACCCAGGCGCTGGCATCGGGAGGAGGCGACAGCGAAGGGCTCAGCCTCCTGGCAACCTTTTTCATCGCCTTTGGCGTGCTGATCGTCCTGTTCCAGTTCATCCCCGGCATCATGCTGTTCGGCGGCATGCTGAAAGGGCTCTTTTCCTCCGCCGACAAAAAGACCAAAGCATCTGCCACCGGCAGCAACGGCAAACAATGAAGCCGGCCGGCGGGAGAGCCACCACCGGGGCAAGCGAGGGGGCGATCATGCAAGGACTTCTTATCGTCGATGAAGACATGGATTGCCGGAAACAGATGGCGGAGATGTTTATCGAAGCCGGCTATAACGTCGTGGTAACCAATTCGGTGGCCAATGCCCTGTACGGCATCCTCAAGAAAACGGCGCAGGTGGTGCTGCTCGGCACCAAGTTCGACGAAATGACCGCCGTGGAGCTGATTCCGCTCCTCAAACAATGCAACCGCAAGCTGACCATCATCCTGGTGGCGGCGGACGCAACCCTGCCGCTGATCAGGAAACTCCGGAGCGAGGGCATTTTCTATCACGCCCTGAAACCGGTCAACGCCGAGGATCGCGAAGAGATCCGCCAGGCAGTGAGCTGCGCCTTCAAAAACCTGCGCCTCGATCCGGCCTGATCCGGAGGAAGCGGCGCGTATCACGAGCGGTCCCGGACCGCATACCATCACAAGGAGGCACATCATGAACGGCAAGTACAGTCTGATGACAATCGCACAAAGCCTGATGCTGGTACTGATGGGTACCGGCGCAGCCCACGCCGCATCGACCAACAAAGTCTACATGAGCGGCACCCTGATCCTTCTGTTCCTCGGATTCTGCGCCCTGGTGGTGGTAATCCAGCTCATGCCGGCCATCGCCACCCTGTACGGCATGATCAAGGGAGCCCTGAGCGGCAGCAAGCAAAAGGCCGAAGCCACCTCCCGGAACCGGTGAACGAACCAATCCAAGGCATGAGGCGGACTTTATAAAAGGAGGCAATGGCCATGTTCGATCAAATGCTTAACTCGATGGGAGAAATCAAAGAGGTGTTCACGCTGGTGGATTACTACCAGTACATCAAGGGGGTCGAGTACCTGATCTGCGTGGCATTCTTCGTCGGGTTCCCCATGTTTTACCGCTACCTGCACGGCAAGGACGAAAGCAAAGACCTCACCGGCACCCAAAAACACTAAGGGAGCGTCATGAACGCCCGACAGAAAGGAGACATCACCATGCGCGCTTACAGGTTCCGGCCTTCCCCGGCTCTCATGATCCTGCTGATGCTCGTCCCGGCGGTCTGCCTGGGAATCAGCATACCGGATACGATCACCCTGAACGACAAGGGCACCCTGTACGAGCCCTTCCCGTTCAACCACGCCAAGCATGTCCGGGACGCCAAGGAATGTTCGGACTGCCACCACCACACGACCGGCACGCTGGTGGAAGATCCCAATTGCGTCCGTTGTCACCGGAACAGCGGTGAAGCGAAAACCGTCACCTGTCGGGGATGCCACTCCCGCAGCCCCTTCTCGGTAGCCAGCCTGAAGGAGCTGAGCAGCAACGAGAAAATCTACCATCGCGACAAGCCGGGGCTCAAAGGAGCCATGCACCAGGCCTGCATCGGATGCCACAGCAAACAGGCGGCAGGGCCGGTGGGATGCGAAGACTGCCACACCCGCAAGAAGGCCGGGCACGCCTTGTACAACAGCGGGGAATTCACCCCGAAAACCAGGACCGCCACGGGGCACG belongs to Geobacter sp. SVR and includes:
- a CDS encoding sensor histidine kinase, whose protein sequence is MQIRPSLIVKLTLATSLILIGFMWLLDHVNLRNFRKVMIDYAASNVDQMAEIINQSAYDAMMKNDKAGLYQLIDRIAQSRSIEHLRLIDRSGKVVYSNIAKEIGTMIDKKGEACSMCHGSDNPRLSASSMNRSRIYQNTGGTEGLGFTKAIYNQPGCSAGSCHFHRFDDKVLGVLDISVSLDYLQQKSHEYRLQFIVMACMLLVLISILMTYMTKHLVDLPVQRLVRHTALVASGNMDARVPVTTTDELGHLSEAVNHMTDSLGKARKELREWASSLEHKVEERSLEIKRIEAQLYRSEKLASLGKLVAGIAHEINNPLTGILLYSSILSNDRSLDPMLKQDLDKIISESRRCADIVRQLLEFSREAVPHKESSPLGTIIDKVLNLIQHQPTFFDIDIVLNLEREVPDVYVDPNQIQQVFVNLFINACHAMPDGGTLTITTSLSPDGAYVSTEIRDTGHGIAEEDLPRIFDPFFTTKSDGTGLGLSISYGLVENNAGKIEVKSTLGVGSAFLIMLPVHRTG
- a CDS encoding sigma-54 dependent transcriptional regulator; its protein translation is MERISILVVDDEAVIREGLKRILDSGRFAVEACQSGQRAIELLQEHEFDLIVTDLKMPGMNGIEVLTAVKTLQPDVPVIMITGYASVDTAVEAMKCGAVDYITKPFTPEQFLEKLERALEQRHQLLDEMYLKKEISSHHGFNRFVGESKEMQKVYRRIIQVAATTSTVLITGESGTGKELVARAIHDNGPRREQPFVAVDCSALAENLLESELFGHVKGSFTGAVQTKVGLFKVADGGTLFLDEVSNISLSTQAKLLRAFQERQITPIGGTQPVPINIHLIAATNRNLRTMVGEGAFREDLFFRLNVIPIDLPPLRERKGDVPLLIQHFLRRFSVAIGKEIRGVAPDAMAMLEAYAYPGNVREVENIIERAVVLAEGDIISREDLDQFDSAGGNEPRREETFFGARIPVTAEELKEMKRHIRGQAVEEIEKAFLISALKRNNCNVTKAAEETGILRTNFQGMLKRLGISSRTQMEL
- a CDS encoding response regulator, whose product is MQGLLIVDEDMDCRKQMAEMFIEAGYNVVVTNSVANALYGILKKTAQVVLLGTKFDEMTAVELIPLLKQCNRKLTIILVAADATLPLIRKLRSEGIFYHALKPVNAEDREEIRQAVSCAFKNLRLDPA
- a CDS encoding cytochrome c3 family protein, with product MNARQKGDITMRAYRFRPSPALMILLMLVPAVCLGISIPDTITLNDKGTLYEPFPFNHAKHVRDAKECSDCHHHTTGTLVEDPNCVRCHRNSGEAKTVTCRGCHSRSPFSVASLKELSSNEKIYHRDKPGLKGAMHQACIGCHSKQAAGPVGCEDCHTRKKAGHALYNSGEFTPKTRTATGHGH